In Devosia chinhatensis, the following are encoded in one genomic region:
- a CDS encoding ATP-dependent Clp protease proteolytic subunit — translation MRDMMNLVPMVVETSSRGERAFDIYSRLLRERIIFVNGQIEDGMASLICAQLLFLESENPAKPIYLYINSPGGVVTAALAMYDTMQFIKAPVGTLCMGMAASAATLLLAAGAPGMRASLPNVSIMLHQPSGGYQGKVTDIMIHAEESLRLKRRTNEIYARHCGRSYDEVETALERDRYMEPEEAQAWGLIDHIYSDRSQIEAPGPVEKS, via the coding sequence ATGCGCGACATGATGAATCTCGTCCCTATGGTGGTGGAGACGTCCAGCCGCGGCGAGCGGGCTTTCGACATTTATTCCCGGCTGCTGCGCGAGCGGATCATTTTCGTCAACGGCCAGATCGAGGATGGCATGGCCTCCCTGATCTGCGCCCAACTCTTGTTCCTTGAATCCGAAAATCCCGCTAAGCCTATATATCTCTACATCAATTCGCCGGGCGGCGTGGTGACCGCGGCGCTGGCCATGTACGATACGATGCAGTTCATCAAGGCCCCTGTCGGCACCCTCTGCATGGGCATGGCGGCTTCCGCCGCGACGTTGCTGCTGGCTGCTGGCGCGCCGGGAATGCGGGCCAGTTTGCCCAATGTTTCCATCATGTTACACCAGCCTTCCGGTGGCTATCAGGGCAAGGTGACGGACATCATGATCCATGCCGAAGAAAGCCTGCGGCTCAAGCGTCGGACCAACGAAATCTATGCCCGCCATTGCGGCCGAAGCTACGATGAGGTGGAAACGGCGCTGGAGCGAGATCGCTACATGGAGCCGGAAGAGGCCCAGGCTTGGGGCCTCATAGACCATATTTATTCCGACCGATCCCAGATCGAAGCTCCGGGACCGGTCGAAAAGTCTTAG